Proteins from a single region of Candidatus Binatia bacterium:
- a CDS encoding DnaJ domain-containing protein — MNWFKQLFGTKSNGEAQPEESDSIPKAAEPGREPIPAELVTRKAPNLVDGINALAMYYRYLEAEAYDRGLKTMREHRDFRDEFLNRANAVLLYERDPDAQDQIALAIARETAAFSVSPAMVVGDSAAEARSRDPQGYALLDLTPPLTLENLRAAYRRAALAYHPDVGGDNETMRRINDAYELFSAVIRRRVAQETLATGSQPIVANDVDSFFVRVRFGKLSMLLDDLAADAAFEVYNTLSIANLEAQFRSWDLVAKLCELLAACNRPDDAKRVLHDLGTLVEDGGKRELILGPIYRKASEACCDPKAIRFIPNHGRQADNLLRLGIIDQKRYDAILKRVGEAEERASDQEEAFEKFAASYRFLQLPMDPAVDSLRITGLMPGPDYYARVETMSDAQRREYARAFHGGFVALTAKYLAVRMDALLRTPFVGCCDLNALLVELRALNTAPGMKPGLAALCKEAITVISFLASLPESQRAQRIAALKALDSVPGPTITVSPVGVRVSLPRPIMMNPAFTQFATGPIERIERYARTGSELTVEEQQENRRRWDETRAFHDSEPYKRARDATWQEKGPEAVVTAASALCDAMYERAVQTRDDSLEIGYWTDKLTIALVKLKRFDDALSWLRRFDDAPEAMKVRTARSVLDALHRRRSRCEAFTESNRSEQRQGE; from the coding sequence GTGAATTGGTTCAAGCAGTTGTTCGGCACCAAATCGAACGGAGAAGCGCAGCCCGAGGAGTCTGATTCGATACCAAAGGCGGCCGAGCCCGGGAGGGAGCCGATTCCTGCCGAGCTCGTAACCCGAAAAGCTCCTAACCTGGTCGATGGGATCAACGCGCTTGCCATGTACTATCGGTACCTGGAGGCGGAGGCCTACGACCGTGGCCTAAAGACGATGCGCGAGCATCGCGACTTTCGTGATGAGTTTTTAAACCGTGCGAACGCGGTTCTACTGTACGAACGTGACCCCGACGCCCAAGACCAGATTGCACTCGCCATAGCAAGAGAGACCGCTGCATTCTCGGTCTCTCCAGCGATGGTTGTTGGTGACTCAGCCGCTGAGGCGAGGTCTCGAGACCCTCAGGGCTACGCGCTCCTTGACCTCACACCGCCGCTCACGCTCGAGAATCTTAGAGCCGCATACCGCAGGGCTGCTTTGGCTTATCATCCAGACGTCGGCGGCGACAACGAGACGATGCGGAGGATAAACGACGCCTACGAGTTGTTCTCAGCTGTCATCCGAAGACGGGTGGCCCAGGAGACGCTTGCGACTGGATCGCAGCCCATTGTCGCAAATGACGTGGATTCGTTCTTTGTGCGCGTCCGCTTCGGCAAACTTTCTATGCTTCTAGACGACCTTGCAGCCGACGCTGCATTTGAGGTCTACAACACCTTGAGCATCGCCAACCTGGAGGCGCAGTTCCGATCTTGGGACCTAGTAGCCAAGTTATGCGAACTGCTCGCAGCCTGCAACCGCCCCGACGACGCTAAACGAGTATTGCACGACTTAGGAACGCTCGTGGAGGACGGAGGAAAGCGAGAACTAATTTTAGGTCCGATCTACCGAAAAGCATCGGAAGCATGTTGCGATCCCAAAGCGATCAGATTCATACCAAATCATGGTCGTCAAGCCGATAACCTGCTGCGACTCGGCATCATCGATCAGAAGCGCTACGACGCAATCCTCAAACGCGTCGGCGAAGCTGAAGAGAGGGCTTCCGATCAGGAGGAAGCATTTGAAAAGTTTGCTGCTTCCTACCGCTTCCTGCAGCTACCGATGGACCCGGCTGTGGACTCGCTTCGTATTACCGGGCTCATGCCTGGGCCAGATTACTACGCGCGTGTCGAAACCATGAGCGACGCGCAACGACGTGAATACGCGCGCGCGTTTCACGGTGGCTTCGTCGCACTTACTGCTAAATACTTAGCGGTTCGCATGGACGCCCTCCTTCGTACACCTTTTGTCGGCTGTTGCGACTTGAACGCCCTACTGGTCGAACTCCGCGCGCTGAACACGGCACCAGGAATGAAACCCGGTCTTGCGGCTCTTTGTAAGGAAGCGATTACCGTCATTTCGTTTCTTGCTTCTCTCCCGGAATCGCAAAGGGCACAACGGATCGCCGCGCTCAAGGCGCTCGATTCCGTGCCGGGTCCAACCATTACGGTCTCGCCAGTCGGAGTCCGCGTCAGCTTGCCTCGCCCAATCATGATGAACCCTGCGTTCACGCAGTTCGCCACCGGCCCGATCGAGCGCATAGAACGATATGCGAGGACCGGCTCCGAGCTCACTGTCGAAGAACAGCAGGAGAATCGTCGGCGTTGGGACGAGACGCGAGCTTTCCATGATTCGGAGCCGTATAAGCGAGCTCGGGATGCAACGTGGCAAGAGAAAGGCCCCGAGGCCGTTGTAACCGCGGCCTCGGCCTTGTGCGACGCAATGTACGAACGGGCCGTGCAAACTAGGGACGATTCGTTGGAGATTGGATACTGGACCGACAAGTTGACGATTGCGTTAGTAAAATTGAAGCGATTCGACGATGCGTTGAGTTGGCTGCGGCGATTCGATGATGCCCCCGAAGCGATGAAGGTAAGGACGGCTCGCAGCGTACTAGATGCATTACACAGGCGCCGAAGTCGTTGCGAAGCTTTTACCGAGAGTAATCGTAGCGAACAGCGTCAGGGCGAGTAA
- a CDS encoding nucleotidyl transferase AbiEii/AbiGii toxin family protein yields MKPQITFRELQRRISTLALRLGIPVQRLYQRIATEVLFNVLEIARERGIIDRYAIKGGMALEVRFGMRARASRDVDVSVPVPFESIPDLLDDILAVGFDAFTIRRRGPLRVLERAKVYRAELNVEFAGRRLYRLDLDINGSEFEPSTEVIPSGMLTELGLPGPVHVALLEVAAQLAHKIHAATQPSTDVYTNERYRDVLDALIIADSTTLDYEWARVVCGAEFARRGTHGWPPRFDLDERWSAGLRAEVAAHGDFPAPPELIAQRFNNLIAAIEGVPMYEVLETKLIEVSADTLTADARGSGELGALLAQGWQITNMSRDVSNARRQFIVLERRRVHARAAREIPRLQARLEMQGPPAVREVTPLRGVLRNTGAPANYVRVIIPGIPQDYMRRSTTRFGTITMGDEVPFAVPVTLGILQQPDAPGPWEIAFEYEDDVGQKFRQTGELDPYASFNNVRLYQVLGLRGPMPIEGYSVPYSP; encoded by the coding sequence TTGAAGCCGCAGATCACCTTTCGCGAGCTGCAACGGCGAATCAGTACGCTCGCGCTTCGCCTCGGTATACCTGTGCAAAGGCTCTACCAACGCATCGCTACCGAAGTACTCTTCAACGTTCTTGAGATCGCACGAGAGCGCGGCATCATCGACCGTTATGCGATCAAGGGCGGAATGGCCCTCGAGGTTCGCTTTGGCATGCGTGCTCGCGCGTCGCGTGACGTCGACGTGAGCGTTCCCGTCCCTTTCGAATCTATACCTGATCTTCTTGACGATATATTGGCGGTTGGTTTCGACGCCTTCACGATCCGACGCCGAGGACCACTGCGCGTTCTGGAACGAGCTAAGGTCTACCGTGCAGAGTTGAATGTCGAATTCGCCGGCAGACGACTCTATCGCCTTGATCTTGATATCAACGGGTCGGAGTTCGAGCCGAGCACCGAGGTCATACCCAGCGGCATGCTCACAGAGCTTGGACTCCCCGGGCCGGTCCACGTTGCGTTGCTCGAAGTGGCCGCTCAGCTCGCGCATAAGATTCACGCCGCCACCCAACCATCGACCGATGTCTACACAAACGAGCGCTACCGGGACGTTCTTGACGCTTTGATTATCGCGGACTCTACGACGCTGGATTATGAATGGGCGCGTGTCGTCTGCGGCGCGGAGTTTGCACGGCGAGGTACGCACGGGTGGCCGCCGCGCTTCGACCTCGATGAGCGATGGAGCGCTGGATTGCGTGCCGAAGTTGCTGCTCATGGCGACTTTCCGGCGCCCCCCGAGCTCATTGCGCAGCGTTTCAACAACCTTATTGCAGCCATAGAGGGTGTTCCTATGTATGAAGTCTTAGAAACCAAACTGATCGAGGTCTCGGCCGACACGCTCACCGCGGATGCGAGGGGATCCGGCGAACTGGGTGCGCTACTAGCACAAGGTTGGCAAATAACGAATATGAGTCGAGATGTATCAAACGCCCGTCGCCAGTTCATCGTACTCGAGCGTAGACGCGTTCACGCACGCGCCGCCCGAGAGATTCCACGGTTACAGGCACGCCTCGAAATGCAAGGTCCGCCGGCTGTCCGCGAAGTAACGCCCCTGCGAGGCGTGCTAAGGAATACTGGCGCCCCGGCGAACTATGTAAGAGTAATTATTCCGGGCATACCGCAGGATTATATGAGGCGCTCGACCACCCGCTTCGGAACGATCACCATGGGTGACGAGGTTCCGTTCGCGGTCCCCGTCACACTGGGGATCCTCCAGCAACCGGACGCGCCTGGTCCGTGGGAGATCGCTTTCGAGTACGAAGACGATGTCGGACAGAAGTTTCGCCAAACTGGCGAGCTCGACCCCTATGCCTCGTTCAACAACGTACGGCTGTATCAAGTCCTCGGGCTTCGCGGGCCGATGCCGATCGAGGGATACTCCGTGCCTTACTCGCCCTGA